A genome region from Dolichospermum compactum NIES-806 includes the following:
- a CDS encoding type II toxin-antitoxin system RelE family toxin, protein MAIKFRNNAIKFLEKANLEDAEKIQEKISQLLYFVEEQAIIPFTELDIKKMKGDWEGFYRLRIGKIRIVFTVNTQSGEVEIFTIGTRGDVYK, encoded by the coding sequence ATGGCCATAAAATTTCGTAATAATGCTATTAAGTTTTTAGAAAAGGCAAATCTTGAAGATGCTGAGAAAATCCAGGAAAAAATATCCCAACTTCTATATTTTGTCGAAGAACAAGCCATTATTCCCTTTACAGAACTTGATATTAAAAAAATGAAAGGAGATTGGGAAGGATTTTATAGATTACGTATTGGTAAAATCAGAATTGTCTTTACAGTTAATACCCAATCTGGTGAAGTTGAAATTTTCACAATTGGTACAAGAGGAGATGTTTATAAATAA
- a CDS encoding Uma2 family endonuclease, with protein sequence MMITQAPESPSNTLGDISEEIIFPPSDLYSDEPPVETELHLEQIMILIKSLKWLWKERTDFYAVGNLSIYYSPHQKKSKDVRGPDFFVVLGTERKTRKSWVVWEENGKYPNLIVEILSPTTAKTDRETKKELYQDIFRTPEYFWFDPYSLEFAGFYLIHGKYQVVEPNENGHLWSQELGLYLGIDRGLLRYFTSAGYLVPTPEESAEFEAQRATIEAQRAAIEAQRATMFDEKAQRLAAKLRELNIDPDTI encoded by the coding sequence ATGATGATTACTCAAGCGCCAGAATCTCCATCTAACACATTAGGAGATATATCAGAAGAGATAATTTTCCCACCCAGTGACCTCTATAGTGATGAACCTCCCGTGGAAACAGAACTGCATCTCGAACAAATAATGATCTTAATAAAATCACTCAAATGGTTATGGAAAGAGAGAACTGATTTTTATGCTGTCGGAAACCTGAGTATTTACTATAGTCCTCATCAAAAAAAATCAAAAGATGTGAGAGGTCCAGATTTTTTCGTGGTTTTAGGAACAGAACGAAAAACTAGAAAAAGTTGGGTTGTATGGGAAGAAAATGGTAAATATCCTAACCTGATTGTGGAAATTCTTTCACCAACTACAGCGAAAACTGACAGAGAAACTAAAAAAGAACTTTATCAAGATATTTTCCGCACACCTGAGTATTTTTGGTTTGATCCCTATAGCTTAGAATTTGCAGGTTTTTATTTAATACATGGTAAATATCAAGTTGTAGAACCGAATGAAAATGGACATTTATGGAGTCAAGAACTGGGTTTATATTTGGGAATTGACCGGGGTTTATTAAGGTATTTTACATCTGCTGGATATTTAGTTCCTACACCGGAAGAAAGTGCAGAATTTGAAGCACAAAGAGCAACAATTGAAGCACAAAGAGCAGCAATTGAAGCTCAAAGAGCAACAATGTTTGATGAAAAAGCTCAACGGTTAGCAGCAAAGTTGCGAGAATTAAATATTGATCCAGATACAATTTAA
- a CDS encoding cadherin domain-containing protein, which produces TVNGGAGNDTINGVNGASLTTGLGEIDVLSGGAGSDLFILGNTTKAYYDDGNTLTNGSNDYADITDLNIGDIIQLQGTSSNYLLAVVGADTQVLINKPNTEPDELIGIVRNQTGLSLTGTYFSYVFDNTPPTNQAPTNITLNNSTVAENQPINTKIGNFTTTDPNTGDSFTYSLALGTGDTDNNSFSIVGNNELQTNSVFDYETKNSYSIRVKTTDQGGLSYEKELTININDLNEITGNPLINNGRNPIVGTAGSDYIIGGPGAKTISGGLGNDFFVFTNLRDVGQRITDFTMGEDKIVLTQLLSSINYNGADPIADQYMRFVAGTGSNTGSTFLQIDRDGISGSSIFKNFLQVDNITTTQLNNVNNFVF; this is translated from the coding sequence CACCGTTAATGGTGGGGCTGGCAATGACACCATTAATGGTGTTAATGGAGCAAGTCTTACTACCGGATTAGGAGAAATAGATGTTCTTTCTGGTGGAGCAGGAAGCGATCTTTTTATCTTAGGAAATACTACCAAGGCTTATTATGATGATGGCAATACTCTAACTAATGGTAGTAACGACTATGCCGATATTACTGACCTCAACATCGGAGATATTATTCAACTTCAAGGAACAAGTAGTAATTACCTGCTGGCTGTTGTCGGTGCAGACACTCAAGTATTAATCAACAAGCCAAATACCGAACCTGATGAACTTATTGGTATAGTCCGAAATCAAACAGGCTTGAGTCTAACAGGAACTTATTTTAGCTATGTTTTTGATAATACTCCGCCGACCAACCAAGCGCCCACCAACATCACCTTAAATAACAGCACAGTTGCCGAAAATCAACCCATTAATACAAAGATTGGTAATTTCACCACCACAGACCCAAATACTGGTGACAGCTTCACCTATAGCCTAGCATTAGGAACAGGTGATACAGATAACAATTCATTTAGTATCGTTGGTAATAATGAGTTACAAACCAACTCTGTATTTGACTACGAAACGAAAAACAGTTACAGCATTCGCGTCAAAACCACAGACCAAGGTGGGTTAAGTTATGAAAAAGAATTGACAATTAACATCAATGATCTTAACGAAATTACTGGTAATCCTTTAATTAACAATGGACGTAACCCAATTGTAGGAACTGCTGGTTCTGACTATATTATCGGCGGTCCAGGGGCAAAAACCATTAGTGGAGGTCTAGGTAATGATTTCTTCGTCTTTACCAATCTCCGAGATGTGGGACAACGGATTACGGATTTTACTATGGGAGAAGATAAAATTGTCCTTACCCAATTACTCAGTAGTATAAATTATAATGGTGCTGATCCTATTGCGGATCAATACATGAGATTTGTAGCCGGAACAGGTAGTAATACTGGTAGTACCTTTCTGCAAATTGATCGGGATGGGATTTCAGGTAGTTCCATATTTAAGAACTTCCTTCAGGTTGATAACATCACTACCACCCAGTTAAATAACGTCAACAATTTTGTTTTTTAG
- a CDS encoding integrase, translating into MSRTQEAFADFHQTAITDGGYLGRMQAVENQENHLTAKLTTELKAINARLRASRVSVSVRKSGNSLQLRTTLPIKPGDIDKNGSGTKQYDISLGIAFSFDGLNTAEEEANELGKLIARKQFIWTDKYLGKTRFKAKFLTIGELVSEFENNYFKTRKCTLKSNNTFSSYFYIANTHLPKDKIAINANFIDAVKFCPSSDSVKNELIKVIRVLCKCSGLEVPELSNLKIKAISQRKRDIPTDTEIEQEYLKFENYAINRSSKLITREDRNNWKLWRWVYGMLATYGLRPIEIFVHPDLNWWLSSENVMNTWRVNEECKTGEREALPLYPRWVETFNLTTDTEAIELLKAKIKDKVTSREINSARHGTDRWFRFVGIPFQPYDLRHGWAIRAHLMGIPIKAAADNLGHSVNMHTSIYQKWFSLENRKVAIEEAIKKKSKVEDLQDMVIKLEQENERLRIDNERLRLQMGHSLIKIELG; encoded by the coding sequence ATGAGCAGAACACAGGAAGCATTTGCCGATTTTCACCAAACAGCTATTACCGACGGGGGATATTTAGGCAGAATGCAAGCAGTAGAAAATCAAGAAAATCACCTAACGGCAAAACTGACAACAGAATTAAAGGCAATTAATGCTAGACTAAGAGCCTCTAGGGTGAGTGTTTCTGTCAGAAAATCCGGTAATTCATTACAGTTGAGAACTACCTTACCTATTAAACCAGGTGATATTGATAAAAACGGTAGCGGCACAAAGCAATATGATATTTCTTTGGGTATTGCCTTCAGTTTTGATGGTTTAAATACGGCGGAGGAAGAGGCTAATGAGTTAGGAAAATTGATTGCTAGAAAACAATTTATTTGGACTGATAAATATTTAGGCAAAACTAGATTTAAAGCGAAATTTCTCACGATAGGAGAGTTGGTTTCTGAGTTTGAAAACAACTATTTTAAAACTAGGAAATGCACTCTCAAAAGTAACAATACTTTTAGTAGTTATTTCTATATTGCTAACACACATTTACCAAAGGATAAAATAGCGATAAATGCTAATTTTATTGATGCTGTGAAATTTTGCCCATCTTCGGATAGTGTGAAAAATGAATTAATTAAGGTAATTAGGGTTTTGTGTAAATGTTCTGGTTTAGAAGTTCCAGAATTGAGTAATTTAAAAATCAAAGCTATTTCTCAACGTAAGCGTGATATACCTACAGATACGGAAATAGAACAGGAATATCTCAAGTTTGAAAATTATGCTATTAATCGTTCGAGTAAGTTGATAACTAGAGAAGATAGAAATAATTGGAAATTGTGGAGATGGGTATATGGGATGTTAGCAACTTATGGATTAAGACCAATTGAAATTTTTGTGCATCCTGATTTGAATTGGTGGTTATCTTCGGAAAATGTGATGAATACCTGGCGTGTTAATGAAGAATGTAAAACCGGGGAAAGAGAAGCTTTACCATTATATCCGCGCTGGGTAGAAACTTTTAATTTAACCACAGATACCGAAGCAATTGAATTATTAAAGGCAAAAATTAAAGATAAAGTTACCAGTCGAGAAATCAACTCTGCACGACATGGTACAGATAGATGGTTTAGATTTGTGGGGATTCCTTTTCAACCCTATGATTTACGGCATGGTTGGGCAATTCGAGCGCATTTAATGGGGATTCCCATCAAAGCTGCTGCTGATAATTTAGGTCATTCTGTGAATATGCACACATCCATTTATCAAAAGTGGTTTAGTTTGGAAAATCGCAAGGTGGCAATTGAGGAAGCAATTAAGAAAAAATCAAAAGTGGAAGATTTACAAGATATGGTGATTAAATTGGAACAGGAAAATGAGAGGTTAAGAATTGACAACGAAAGATTAAGGTTACAGATGGGACACAGTTTGATAAAAATTGAGTTAGGATAA
- a CDS encoding ribose-phosphate diphosphokinase: MDNFILFAGTANPDLAAAVAQKLNIPLGKSVVERFPDGEVNVELLESVRQKAVFILQSTAPPVNDHLVELLAFTDACRRAAAARITAIIPYFGYARADKRQGRREPITSSMVAEVLQAVGVNHVVTLDLHTPQIEGFFRIPVDSLTAVPIFCEAIRHHLPPNFVVVSPDTGRVQIATQYAQRLNSEVVVLHKHRKSGTETAVTRVVGDAKGCACLIIDDMISTGGTLARSIEALLTAQARPEIIIAATHGLFVQDARAKLSHPSIKAVFVTDTITPKETDWQQLKIVSVAPLIATAIQGFTIKSPTSISDLF; encoded by the coding sequence ATGGACAATTTTATCCTTTTTGCCGGCACAGCTAACCCTGATTTAGCTGCCGCAGTTGCTCAAAAACTCAATATCCCCTTGGGTAAATCTGTGGTTGAACGCTTTCCAGATGGTGAGGTAAATGTAGAACTCCTGGAGTCAGTACGCCAAAAGGCTGTTTTTATCCTTCAGTCCACAGCCCCACCTGTCAATGACCATTTAGTAGAACTTTTAGCTTTTACAGATGCTTGTCGGCGGGCTGCGGCCGCTCGAATTACGGCAATTATCCCTTATTTTGGCTATGCCCGCGCAGATAAACGCCAAGGACGACGAGAGCCAATTACTTCCAGTATGGTAGCTGAAGTATTACAAGCTGTGGGGGTGAATCATGTTGTCACACTGGATTTACACACCCCACAAATTGAAGGTTTCTTTCGGATTCCTGTAGATAGTCTGACCGCTGTACCCATTTTTTGTGAAGCTATCCGCCATCATTTGCCCCCTAACTTTGTGGTTGTATCGCCAGACACGGGGCGCGTCCAAATAGCAACCCAGTATGCTCAACGGCTGAATAGTGAGGTAGTGGTGCTACACAAACACCGCAAAAGTGGCACAGAAACAGCAGTGACTCGTGTTGTCGGGGATGCAAAAGGTTGTGCCTGTTTAATTATTGATGACATGATTTCCACAGGCGGCACGCTTGCCAGGAGTATTGAAGCACTACTCACAGCCCAAGCCCGTCCAGAAATAATTATTGCTGCTACTCACGGGCTATTTGTTCAGGATGCACGGGCTAAATTAAGTCATCCCAGCATCAAGGCTGTTTTTGTCACCGACACTATAACACCAAAAGAAACCGACTGGCAGCAATTAAAAATTGTCTCGGTTGCGCCTTTAATTGCTACTGCTATTCAAGGATTTACTATCAAATCTCCGACTTCCATTAGTGATTTATTTTAA
- a CDS encoding type II toxin-antitoxin system HigB family toxin, with amino-acid sequence MQSSQIKKNTFQVGKLTVFNIGGNKVRLIAAIHYNRQKIYIRAVLTHSEYDEGKWKE; translated from the coding sequence TTGCAGTCAAGCCAGATCAAGAAAAATACATTTCAAGTTGGTAAATTGACAGTTTTTAATATTGGTGGTAACAAAGTTAGACTAATTGCAGCAATTCATTATAACCGCCAAAAAATCTATATCCGTGCTGTGCTAACACATTCAGAATATGATGAAGGAAAGTGGAAAGAATAA
- a CDS encoding phosphoribosyltransferase, which translates to MLRRFRNRTQAGKLLAAQLTEYANRPDVLVLGLPRGGVPVAYEVAKELDAPLDVCLVRKLGVPGHKELAMGAIATGGVRVINENVVDWLRISPEIINEVAAIEMRELDRRSHTYRGNRPLPKVKNHTIILVDDGIATGATIRAASATLKKQKPRKLVVAVPVAAASTCEEVQAEVDQVVCLMMPEDLCAIGIWYEDFQQTTDAEVCELLTRQKLLVANNS; encoded by the coding sequence ATGTTACGCAGATTCCGTAATCGGACGCAAGCGGGTAAACTCTTAGCTGCCCAGTTAACAGAGTATGCCAATCGTCCAGATGTTTTAGTATTGGGGCTTCCCCGTGGCGGTGTGCCTGTGGCTTATGAGGTAGCAAAGGAACTTGATGCCCCATTAGATGTCTGCTTGGTGCGGAAACTCGGTGTACCTGGACACAAAGAACTAGCGATGGGTGCTATTGCCACCGGAGGGGTGCGTGTAATTAATGAGAATGTCGTTGATTGGTTGCGGATTTCCCCAGAAATTATTAATGAAGTAGCAGCTATCGAAATGCGGGAATTAGACCGCCGTAGCCATACCTATCGGGGTAATCGTCCCCTACCAAAAGTCAAAAATCATACTATTATTCTGGTTGACGATGGTATTGCTACGGGTGCTACTATCCGAGCAGCAAGTGCTACATTAAAAAAGCAAAAGCCCCGCAAGCTTGTGGTTGCAGTTCCAGTTGCAGCAGCATCTACCTGTGAAGAAGTGCAAGCAGAAGTAGATCAGGTTGTGTGCCTAATGATGCCAGAAGATTTGTGTGCCATCGGTATTTGGTACGAAGATTTTCAGCAAACAACCGACGCAGAGGTATGTGAACTGTTGACAAGGCAAAAATTACTGGTAGCTAATAATTCGTAA
- the nifD gene encoding nitrogenase molybdenum-iron protein alpha chain, with amino-acid sequence MASTDDKKIVEQRKELVKEVLKAYPEKAAKKREKHLNVFEEGKADCGVKSNIKSLPGVMTARGCAYAGSKGVVWGPIKDMIHISHGPVGCGYWSWSGRRNYYLGTTGVDTFGTMHFTSDFQERDIVFGGDKKLTKLIEELDVLFPLNRGVSIQSECPIGLIGDDIEAVARKTSKTIGKPVIPVRCEGFRGVSQSLGHHIANDMIRDWVFPKADQGKKDGTLKFEGTPYDVAIIGDYNIGGDAWASRILLEEIGLRVVAQWSGDGTINEMLMTPNVKMNLIHCYRSMNYISRHMEEAYGIPWLEYNFFGPTKIAESLREIASKFDAKIQANAEKVIAKYQPTMDAIVSQYRPRLEGKTVAMMVGGLRPRHVVPAFQDLGMKMIGTGYEFAHSDDYKRTTHYIENGTIVYDDVTAYEFEEFIKALKPDLVASGVKEKYVFQKMGLPFRQMHSWDYSELDYVAGKVR; translated from the coding sequence ATGGCTTCGACCGATGACAAGAAGATTGTTGAACAAAGAAAAGAACTAGTTAAAGAAGTTCTCAAAGCTTACCCCGAAAAAGCTGCTAAGAAGCGTGAAAAGCATTTAAACGTATTTGAAGAAGGTAAGGCTGATTGTGGTGTTAAATCTAACATCAAATCCTTACCCGGTGTAATGACCGCTCGTGGTTGTGCTTACGCAGGTTCTAAAGGTGTGGTTTGGGGTCCTATCAAGGACATGATCCACATCAGTCATGGTCCTGTTGGTTGCGGTTACTGGTCTTGGTCTGGTCGTCGTAACTACTACTTAGGTACAACAGGTGTTGATACCTTCGGTACTATGCACTTCACCTCCGACTTCCAAGAACGCGATATCGTGTTTGGTGGTGACAAGAAACTGACTAAATTAATTGAAGAATTAGATGTATTATTCCCCTTAAATCGTGGGGTTTCTATTCAATCTGAATGTCCTATCGGTTTGATTGGGGATGACATCGAAGCAGTAGCTAGAAAGACATCCAAAACCATCGGTAAGCCAGTTATTCCCGTCCGTTGCGAAGGTTTCCGTGGTGTGTCTCAGTCTTTAGGACACCACATCGCTAACGACATGATTCGTGACTGGGTATTCCCCAAAGCAGATCAAGGCAAGAAAGACGGTACATTGAAATTTGAAGGCACTCCTTATGACGTAGCCATCATTGGTGACTATAACATCGGTGGTGACGCTTGGGCCAGCCGTATCCTTTTAGAAGAAATCGGTTTGCGCGTTGTGGCTCAATGGTCTGGTGACGGTACAATCAACGAAATGTTGATGACACCAAATGTGAAGATGAACCTCATCCACTGTTACCGCTCGATGAACTACATCAGCCGTCACATGGAAGAGGCCTACGGTATACCTTGGCTTGAGTATAATTTCTTTGGTCCTACCAAGATTGCTGAATCTTTACGCGAAATCGCTTCTAAGTTTGATGCGAAGATCCAAGCAAATGCTGAAAAAGTAATTGCTAAGTACCAACCTACTATGGATGCGATCGTTAGTCAATATCGCCCCCGTTTGGAAGGTAAGACAGTTGCAATGATGGTTGGTGGTTTACGTCCCCGTCACGTTGTTCCCGCTTTCCAAGATTTGGGAATGAAGATGATTGGTACTGGTTATGAGTTCGCTCACAGTGACGACTATAAACGTACTACTCACTACATCGAAAACGGAACTATCGTTTATGACGACGTTACCGCTTACGAATTTGAAGAGTTCATCAAAGCATTGAAGCCAGACTTAGTTGCTTCTGGTGTGAAAGAGAAGTATGTCTTCCAAAAGATGGGTCTTCCTTTCCGTCAAATGCACTCTTGGGATTACTCCGAACTTGATTATGTTGCTGGAAAGGTGCGTTAG
- a CDS encoding type II toxin-antitoxin system HicB family antitoxin produces the protein MNHHYSILIQWSDEDQKYVVSFPEFGPYAHTHGESYAEALKNGEEVLELLMEEYQLQGRSLPQPLMVGSSMTID, from the coding sequence ATGAATCACCATTACAGTATTTTAATTCAGTGGTCAGATGAAGATCAAAAATATGTAGTCAGTTTTCCAGAGTTCGGTCCTTATGCCCATACTCACGGAGAAAGCTATGCAGAAGCTCTAAAAAATGGAGAAGAAGTATTAGAACTTTTAATGGAAGAATATCAGTTACAAGGAAGATCACTTCCACAGCCTTTAATGGTAGGTTCTTCTATGACAATTGATTAG
- a CDS encoding dienelactone hydrolase family protein codes for MDRTLTQHPQEYLVSVTAGKVNLEGNLVIPNGATGIVLFAHGSGSSRHSPRNRYVAEVLQQAGLATLLIDLLTAEEEEIDLRTRHLRFDIGLLASRLVGATDWLVHNPDTCNLKVGYFGASTGAGAALVAAAERPEAVQAIVSRGGRPDLAGSALPHVKAPTLLIVGGYDQPVIAMNEDALAQLHSVKRLEIIPRATHLFEEPGKLAAVAQLASEWFTHYIR; via the coding sequence ATGGATAGAACATTAACACAGCACCCCCAAGAATATCTGGTGTCAGTGACAGCAGGTAAAGTTAACTTAGAGGGGAATTTGGTAATTCCCAATGGGGCTACAGGTATAGTATTATTTGCTCATGGCAGTGGTAGCAGCCGTCACAGCCCTCGTAATCGCTATGTTGCTGAAGTTTTACAACAGGCGGGACTAGCAACTTTATTAATTGATTTGCTCACTGCTGAAGAAGAAGAAATTGATTTGCGAACCAGACATTTACGCTTTGATATTGGGTTGTTAGCATCGCGGTTAGTTGGGGCGACAGATTGGCTGGTACATAACCCAGATACTTGTAACCTCAAAGTAGGTTACTTTGGTGCTAGTACAGGAGCAGGTGCAGCCCTGGTTGCCGCCGCAGAACGTCCAGAGGCAGTACAAGCTATTGTTTCTCGTGGTGGACGACCTGATTTAGCGGGTTCAGCATTACCTCACGTCAAAGCACCAACGCTGCTCATTGTTGGCGGTTACGATCAGCCCGTAATAGCAATGAATGAGGATGCACTGGCACAGTTGCACTCAGTAAAACGGCTGGAGATTATTCCTAGAGCCACCCATTTATTTGAAGAACCAGGTAAATTAGCAGCAGTAGCACAACTGGCGAGTGAATGGTTTACGCACTACATCAGGTAA
- a CDS encoding Uma2 family endonuclease, translating to MPIMTLKDVEQVQTAFSEAGLDYDVELTNGRISIVGPSDIVSSEISSRLIAFLFAWVNPRRLGRVFDSAGGFILPDSNLTAPDVSFVRAARLRQSPRYFGELVPDLVVEIKSQSDKIKTLKNKILNLIKLGAIIGILIDPDEETVTVYPSQGEPIVFHNGDILTLPELFPGWELAVSELWPPIFTEEEIEGLTDDKGIEKKN from the coding sequence ATGCCAATCATGACCCTGAAAGATGTAGAACAAGTTCAAACTGCTTTTAGTGAAGCTGGTTTAGATTACGATGTTGAATTAACAAACGGGAGAATTTCTATTGTGGGTCCATCAGATATTGTATCTAGTGAAATTAGCAGTCGTTTAATTGCTTTTCTCTTCGCTTGGGTAAATCCTCGTCGTTTAGGAAGAGTATTTGATTCTGCTGGTGGTTTTATTTTACCTGATAGCAACCTCACCGCACCGGATGTTTCTTTTGTTCGGGCTGCACGTCTGCGTCAAAGTCCTCGCTATTTTGGCGAACTTGTACCAGATTTAGTAGTAGAAATTAAATCTCAAAGTGATAAAATTAAAACATTAAAAAATAAGATTCTCAACTTGATCAAATTAGGTGCAATTATTGGAATTTTAATTGATCCTGATGAAGAAACAGTAACAGTTTATCCTTCTCAAGGTGAACCAATAGTTTTTCATAATGGCGATATTTTAACTTTACCAGAACTTTTTCCAGGTTGGGAATTAGCTGTTTCTGAATTATGGCCTCCTATTTTTACTGAAGAAGAAATAGAAGGCTTAACGGACGACAAGGGAATTGAAAAAAAGAATTAA